In one Gemmatimonadota bacterium genomic region, the following are encoded:
- a CDS encoding ABC transporter ATP-binding protein, with amino-acid sequence MKLHADALTVRYPGVTTAALDAVSLTLEPGEIVGVVGPNGSGKSTLLRALLGLLPLHAGMVELDGRRIATWSRRDLADMVGALPQREESTFPLTVLESVLLGRWSRLGPVASVAEADHAAVAATLRRCDVAGLEDRRVDTLSGGEWQRVRVARALVASPRLLLLDEPTAALDVGHEMEIFELLRRLAAEGLGVLVITHQLNLAARFADRLILLDRGRTVAEGRPPEVLREDVISAVFGWPVAVTSWCDGAPQVVPLRRAEAAESGRALPPLREDPAP; translated from the coding sequence ATGAAGCTCCACGCGGATGCGCTCACCGTTCGATATCCCGGCGTCACGACGGCGGCGCTCGACGCGGTCTCGCTGACGCTCGAGCCCGGCGAGATCGTCGGCGTGGTCGGGCCCAATGGGAGTGGCAAGTCGACGTTGCTGCGCGCCCTGCTGGGGCTGCTGCCGCTGCATGCGGGAATGGTCGAGCTCGATGGCCGCAGGATCGCGACCTGGTCGCGCCGCGATCTCGCCGACATGGTCGGCGCGTTGCCGCAGCGCGAGGAGTCCACCTTTCCGCTCACCGTGCTCGAGTCGGTGCTGCTCGGCCGCTGGTCGCGGCTCGGCCCGGTCGCGTCGGTGGCGGAGGCCGATCACGCCGCCGTCGCTGCCACGCTTCGCCGTTGCGACGTCGCGGGGCTGGAGGATCGTCGGGTCGACACGCTCTCCGGCGGCGAATGGCAACGGGTGCGCGTGGCGCGCGCACTGGTCGCCTCGCCACGACTCCTGTTGCTCGACGAGCCGACCGCCGCGCTCGATGTCGGGCACGAAATGGAAATATTCGAACTGTTGCGCCGACTCGCCGCCGAAGGACTCGGCGTGCTCGTCATCACGCACCAACTCAACCTTGCCGCCCGCTTCGCCGATCGCCTGATCCTCCTCGACCGTGGACGCACGGTCGCCGAGGGTCGGCCGCCCGAAGTCCTGCGCGAGGATGTGATCTCCGCCGTCTTCGGCTGGCCGGTCGCCGTCACCTCGTGGTGTGACGGTGCCCCGCAAGTCGTCCCATTGCGACGCGCCGAGGCCGCCGAGAGCGGCCGGGCGCTTCCCCCTTTGCGAGAGGATCCTGCTCCATGA
- the recO gene encoding DNA repair protein RecO, translating into MAGSPTITPAIVLGSIRYGETSRIVRLLTRDLGMLSAIAKGALRPKSRFGASLQLLSEGQAHLLQSRGGDLHTMVAFDLTGWHGGLANDMRRFHAASALAELAVRFVPPVGNPPLYEDIRQAVALIELAPLDAVEVVGLRALWRLIGDLGLGPALEHCARDGADLPPGAVAFSLGDGGFLCEACARGTGAARLAAEDRAAVVALLTPGADLPVLDAPHAAAHRRLLARWVGHHLADGELPALEAWRRAG; encoded by the coding sequence GTGGCGGGCTCCCCGACCATCACTCCCGCGATCGTCCTCGGGTCCATTCGCTACGGGGAAACCTCGCGCATCGTTCGGCTCCTCACGCGCGATCTCGGGATGCTCAGCGCGATCGCCAAAGGGGCGCTGCGCCCCAAGAGCCGATTCGGCGCCTCCCTGCAACTCCTCAGCGAGGGCCAGGCCCATCTGCTCCAATCGCGGGGTGGCGACCTCCACACCATGGTCGCCTTCGACCTGACGGGGTGGCATGGCGGGCTGGCGAACGACATGCGCCGGTTCCACGCTGCCTCGGCGCTGGCCGAGTTGGCAGTGCGCTTCGTGCCGCCGGTCGGCAATCCCCCCCTCTACGAGGACATCCGGCAGGCGGTGGCGCTGATCGAGCTCGCTCCCCTGGACGCCGTCGAGGTCGTTGGTTTGCGGGCGCTCTGGCGGCTGATCGGGGATCTCGGGCTCGGGCCGGCCCTTGAACACTGCGCCCGGGACGGCGCCGACCTGCCTCCGGGGGCGGTGGCCTTCTCCCTCGGGGATGGCGGCTTCCTGTGTGAGGCCTGTGCCCGTGGGACGGGCGCCGCTCGCCTGGCCGCCGAGGACCGGGCCGCGGTGGTCGCCCTGCTGACCCCGGGTGCCGACCTTCCGGTGCTTGACGCCCCCCACGCGGCCGCCCATCGGCGGCTGCTGGCCCGCTGGGTGGGCCACCACCTGGCCGATGGGGAGCTTCCCGCCCTGGAGGCCTGGCGGCGCGCGGGGTAG
- a CDS encoding TonB-dependent receptor: protein MKSLVCRAFPGLFACLVAVSTASAQRVVRDTAALADLVVTATRLPTAAPVAAATTVLRGDDLRARGVRLVQDALREVPGVAIVQNGSYGAVTSLFLRGGESDYVKVLLDGVPLNLPGGSLNIGDLTTDDLDRIEVVRGPVSVLYGADAMSGVIQLFTRHGSAERSGSLGVRRGTFGARDWNARVSGGSAQTGLSVAASRFASDGIYPFNSHYDNRVGSARLDWRAANGGAIAVTARGGDVSAGYPTDFAGVPVDRNQRTTERRLSLGAEASRPLGRLLTGTVQGFASRLRAGATNRSDTPTDTLGYGFDSDRSAVTWRRGIDARLDWRRLPQATLSIGGGVEREEITSTGRTRQNYGGGAFDDATDFSADRNTRHAYAQLLATPHRNVSLHLGSRLDDNSAFGRFSTWRAGASIQLRPGTRVWGAVGTAFKAPTFAELFAADPYEIGNPGLAPERTRNAEVALARQLTRRATLEVTAFDQRFRQLIQYVDAAPGQPTYVNLGAARSRGIEASMVIRAEGGLTLRGHWTRLATEVTDSGSASSLTFQQGARLLRRPPSSGGVTATLQRAGATLGGSLNYIGERDDVDYRDFPATRTALPSYITVDLSLELPVRRAAAGSPGAALTFRGENLFDADYDQVVGFPGRGRTLFVGAQLRY, encoded by the coding sequence ATGAAGTCTCTGGTGTGCCGGGCGTTCCCCGGCTTGTTCGCCTGTCTGGTCGCCGTGTCGACGGCGAGTGCCCAGCGCGTGGTGCGTGACACCGCCGCGCTGGCCGATCTGGTTGTCACCGCGACTCGGCTGCCGACCGCGGCGCCGGTCGCTGCGGCGACGACCGTCCTGCGTGGTGACGATTTGCGCGCGCGGGGCGTGCGCCTGGTGCAGGACGCCCTGCGTGAAGTTCCCGGCGTCGCGATCGTGCAGAACGGCTCGTACGGCGCGGTCACGTCGCTCTTCCTGCGCGGCGGCGAGAGCGACTACGTCAAGGTGCTCCTCGATGGCGTGCCACTCAACCTTCCGGGCGGGTCGCTCAACATCGGCGACCTGACGACGGACGATCTCGACCGGATCGAGGTCGTGCGCGGCCCGGTGTCAGTGCTCTATGGTGCCGATGCGATGAGCGGGGTCATCCAACTCTTCACGCGCCACGGGTCGGCAGAGCGCAGCGGCTCGCTCGGGGTCCGCCGCGGGACGTTCGGCGCGCGGGACTGGAACGCGCGGGTCAGCGGGGGCAGTGCACAGACCGGGCTCTCGGTTGCCGCCTCGCGCTTCGCGAGCGACGGGATCTATCCGTTCAACAGTCACTACGACAACCGCGTCGGCTCCGCACGCCTCGATTGGCGCGCGGCCAACGGTGGTGCGATTGCCGTGACGGCCCGCGGCGGCGATGTCTCGGCGGGGTACCCGACCGACTTTGCGGGGGTCCCCGTCGATCGGAATCAGCGCACCACTGAACGACGCCTTTCCCTCGGTGCCGAGGCGAGCCGCCCGCTTGGCCGGCTCCTCACGGGGACCGTGCAGGGATTCGCGTCGCGCCTCCGTGCCGGCGCCACCAACCGCTCCGACACGCCGACCGACACCCTCGGCTATGGCTTCGACAGCGATCGCAGCGCCGTGACGTGGCGGCGAGGCATCGACGCACGGCTTGATTGGCGTCGGCTGCCGCAGGCGACGCTGTCGATCGGTGGCGGCGTTGAACGGGAGGAGATCACCTCCACCGGCCGGACCAGGCAGAACTACGGTGGCGGCGCGTTCGACGATGCCACCGATTTCTCCGCCGACCGCAACACCCGACATGCGTATGCCCAGCTGCTGGCGACGCCGCACCGGAACGTCTCGCTCCACCTGGGGTCGCGCCTCGACGACAACTCCGCATTCGGCCGCTTCTCCACCTGGCGTGCCGGTGCCTCAATCCAGCTCCGCCCCGGGACCCGCGTCTGGGGAGCGGTGGGCACGGCCTTCAAGGCGCCGACCTTCGCCGAACTGTTCGCCGCCGATCCCTATGAAATAGGAAATCCGGGGCTCGCCCCCGAGCGGACTCGAAATGCGGAAGTCGCCCTGGCCCGGCAACTGACCCGTCGCGCCACCCTCGAGGTCACCGCCTTTGACCAGCGTTTCAGGCAGCTGATTCAGTATGTCGACGCCGCACCGGGGCAGCCGACGTATGTGAACCTCGGTGCGGCCCGGAGTCGCGGGATCGAGGCATCGATGGTCATTCGGGCCGAGGGAGGGCTCACCCTCCGCGGGCACTGGACGCGGCTCGCCACGGAAGTCACCGATAGTGGTTCGGCTTCCTCCCTGACCTTCCAGCAGGGCGCACGGCTGCTCCGACGCCCGCCGTCGAGTGGCGGGGTCACCGCGACGCTGCAGCGGGCAGGGGCGACCCTGGGTGGCAGCCTGAACTACATCGGGGAGCGGGACGACGTCGATTACCGGGATTTCCCCGCGACCCGAACCGCATTACCCTCCTACATTACCGTGGACCTCTCCCTCGAGCTCCCGGTCCGGCGCGCAGCGGCAGGATCTCCCGGCGCCGCGCTTACCTTCCGGGGCGAAAACCTGTTCGATGCGGACTACGATCAGGTGGTCGGTTTTCCCGGACGCGGGCGCACCCTCTTCGTGGGGGCCCAGCTCCGCTATTGA